The DNA sequence GCAACACGCCTCGCACGGCCGCCCGGGCGCCGCCAGAACGATCCTCCGGACCGGCCACCCGCCCCCTGGAGGTCCCCATGGCCCAGCCCACCACCGGTGGCAGCCGCCGACTCCCCCTGATCATCGCCGTCGTCGTCGGCCTGGTCGCGGTCGTCGGCGCCTACCTGATCCTGCGGCCCGACGGGACAGCCGGGTCCGGCGGTGACAACCGGGCCCGGGGCGACTGCGTCCAGATCGAAATCAACGCGTCGCTGGAAAAGGGCGACCTGATGGTCGAGATGGCCGAGAGCTACAACCAAACCGGGCGCACCTTCGACGGCCGGTGCGCCGCGGTGAGTGTCCACAAGACCACGTCGGGCGCGGCGATGGAGGCGATCGCGAACGGCTGGGACCCGCAACGCGACGGCGCCCCGGTCCCCCAGGTATGGAGCCCGAGCGCGTCGCTCTGGCTCGACCTGCTCGAACAGCGCGGCGCCAGCACCGACAACCCGGTACGCGTGGAAGGCGACCGGCTGCCGGTGACGCAGAGCCCGGTGGTGCTGGCGATGCCGCAGCCGATGGCCGAGGCGCTCGGCTGGCCGAACGCGAAGATCGGCTGGTCCGACGTGCTCGCGCTGTCGTCCGATCCGGACGGCTGGGGCTCGCGCGGCCACCCCGAGTGGGGCCGGTTCGCGTTCGGCAAGGACAACCCCCACCTGTCCACCTCGGGCCTGGCCGCCACCGTCACCACCTACTACGCCGCGACCGGGCGGTCGAGCGACCTGGTCGCCGCCGACATCACCGACCCGAAGGTGATGGACTTCGTCCGCAGCGTCGAGGGCGGCGTGCTGCACTACGCCGACGAGGCGATGAAGTTCCTCGCCAACCTCGCCGAGGTCGACGCGCAGGGCCGGGCGATGTCGTACGTCAGCGCCGTCGTGCTCCAAGAGCAGTTGGTCCACCTCTACAACGAGGGCAACCCGACCGGCGACCGGGCCCTGTTCGGCAAGGGCCGCAAGCCGCAGGTGCCGCTGGTCGCGGTCCACCCCGCCGACGGCATGCTGATGCTCGACCACCCCTACGTGACTCTGCCGTCGGCCAGCGACGACCAGCGGGCGGCCGCCGCCGACTTCCTGTCGTACATGCGGGAGGACACCCAGCAACGCCGCTTCGTCGAACTGGGCTTCCGCGACAAGGACGGCCACCTCGACGAGGCACGGGCCCGCTCGGTGGGCGCGCCCGCCGGCACCGCCCCGTCGACGATCAGCTCACCCGGCCCGGAGATCCTGGCGAAGATCCTCGACGGGTGGGACACCCTGCGCAAGAAGGCCCAGGTCATGCTGGTGCTCGACGTCTCCGGCTCGATGGACGACCACACCGGTTCCGGCAAGACCAAGATGGAGGCGGCCAAGCAGGCCGCGATCCAGGCGCTGGACCTGCTGCATCCGGAGGACGAGGTGGCCCTGTGGACGTTCTCCACACCGGCGCGCGGCGCGAGCGAGCCCTACACCGAACGGGTGCCGCTGTCCCGGATCGGTGCGAACAAGGCCGCACTGACCTCCGCGATCGGCGCGCTGCGTCCGGAGGGCGGGACCGCGCTCTACAGCACCGTCCGGGACGCGCACGACCACCTGGTCGAACACTTCAGCCCGGACCGGATCAACGCGGTCGTGGTGCTCACCGACGGCCGCAACGAGTACCCGCGCGACAACGACCTCGACCAGTTGCTGCGCGATCTCGACGCGACCGACCGGGAGCAGTCGGTACGGATCTTCTCGATCGCGTTCGGCGACAAGTCCGACCTCGGGGTGCTGGAACAGATCTCGAAGGCGTCCCGGGCGGCGGCGTACGACGCCCGTGATCCGGACACCATCGACAAGGTCTTCATCTCGGTGCTGAGCAACTTCTGACCGGCGTGACGCCCACGGATGGGGCGGCCCGGCAATGGGTATCCGTGGGCCATGGGTGACGAGACGGGCGAACTGCTCGACGTACTGGCCGACTACCGCGTCGAGGAGGACCACGACGACGACCCCGTCCTGCTCCGGGCCGACGGGCAGCCGGTCGACACGTGGCGCGAGGACTACCCGTACGACCACCGGCTCAGCCGGGAGGAGTACGACCAGGCAAAGCGCCGGCTCCAGATCGAACTACTCAAACTCCAAGAGTGGATCAAGGAGTCGGGCGAGCGTCTGGTGATCCTCTTCGAGGGCCGGGACGCGGCCGGCAAGGGCGGCACGATCAAACGGTTCATGGAACACCTCAACCCCCGCGGGGCGCAGGTCGTGGCGCTCAACAAGCCGAACGAGCGGGAAAGCAGCCAGTGGTACCTGCAACGCTGGATCCGCCACCTGCCGGCGGCCGGCGAGATCGTGCTGTTCGACCGGTCCTGGTACAACCGGGCCGGCGTCGAGCGGGTGATGGGCTTCTGCACCCGGCGCGAATACCTGGAGTTCCTGCGGCAGGCGCCCGAGTTCGAGCGGATGCTCGTCCGCTCCGGCCTCCGGCTGGTCAAGTTCTGGTTCTCGGTGTCGCAGAACGAGCAGCGGACCCGGTTCGCGATCCGCCAGGTCGACCCGGTCCGCCAGTGGAAGCTGTCACCGATGGACCTCGCCTCGCTGGACCGGTGGGACGACTACACCGAGGCGAAGGAGGCGATGTTCTTCTGGACCGACACCGCCGACGCGCCGTGGACGGTGGTCAAGAGCAACGACAAGAAACGCGCCCGGCTCGAGGCGATGCGGCACGTGCTGGCCCGGTTCGACTACGCCGGAAAGGACCCCGACGCGGTCGGCACCCCCGACCCGCTGATCGTCGGCCCGGCCGGACTGGACCTGCGCCCCGACGACCAGCCGGTGCACGTGTTCCCCCGGCTCTGACCCCGGCCCCGCCCGTCACGCGGAGACCGGACACCCAGGGAGGCCACCACCGTGCCACGAGCCCGGCGTCACCACCGTCCCAGCCTGGTGGCCAGGACCGCGAGGGCGGCGACACCGGCCGTCGACGTACGCAGCACCGCGTCGCCGAGCCGTACCGGCACCGCCCCGGCGGCGGTGAACGTGTCGACCTCGGCCGGGTCGATGCCGCCCTCCGGCCCGACCACCAGCGTGATCTCCCCCGCCGCCGGCAGGTCGACGGTCGACAGCCGCTCGGTGGCCTCCTCGTGCAGCACGTAAGCCGCCGCGCCGGCGGCGAGCCGGCGGGCCACCTGCGCGGTGGACTCGTCGGGGGCGCCGGCCACCGACGGCAGCCACGGGCGGCGGGCCTGCTTGGCCGCCTCCCGGGCGGTCGTCGCCCAGCGCTCCCGGGCCCGGTCCCCGCGCCCGTCCCGCCACCGGACCACCGAGCGGGCCGCCGCCCAGGGCACGATCGTGTCGACGCCGACCTCGGTCATCGCCTGAACGGCGAGTTCACCCCGGTCGCCCTTTGCGATGCCCTGCACGACGGTGAGCCGGGGGTCGGGCCGGTCGACGTACCGGCGGGTGGTGATCAGGAGATCCAGGGTGCCCCGGCCGACGGCGACGACCTCGGCGGTGGCGGTGCCGCCCCGGCCGTCGGCGAGCAGCAGCGGCTCGCCGACGCGCAGTCGTTGCACGGTCGCCGCGTGGTGTCCCTCGGGGCCGCCGAGGGTGTGCCGGTCGGTGGTGGGCAGGGCGTCGACGAGGAACAGCGGCGCGGACACGGGGACAGGCTAGCCGGGCCGGGCCGGCCGCCGGCCGTCAGCCGTGCCCGTTGAAGGCGTCGCGCATCCGGGAGAAGAAGCCGCCCTGCTTGCT is a window from the Polymorphospora rubra genome containing:
- a CDS encoding substrate-binding domain-containing protein, with the translated sequence MAQPTTGGSRRLPLIIAVVVGLVAVVGAYLILRPDGTAGSGGDNRARGDCVQIEINASLEKGDLMVEMAESYNQTGRTFDGRCAAVSVHKTTSGAAMEAIANGWDPQRDGAPVPQVWSPSASLWLDLLEQRGASTDNPVRVEGDRLPVTQSPVVLAMPQPMAEALGWPNAKIGWSDVLALSSDPDGWGSRGHPEWGRFAFGKDNPHLSTSGLAATVTTYYAATGRSSDLVAADITDPKVMDFVRSVEGGVLHYADEAMKFLANLAEVDAQGRAMSYVSAVVLQEQLVHLYNEGNPTGDRALFGKGRKPQVPLVAVHPADGMLMLDHPYVTLPSASDDQRAAAADFLSYMREDTQQRRFVELGFRDKDGHLDEARARSVGAPAGTAPSTISSPGPEILAKILDGWDTLRKKAQVMLVLDVSGSMDDHTGSGKTKMEAAKQAAIQALDLLHPEDEVALWTFSTPARGASEPYTERVPLSRIGANKAALTSAIGALRPEGGTALYSTVRDAHDHLVEHFSPDRINAVVVLTDGRNEYPRDNDLDQLLRDLDATDREQSVRIFSIAFGDKSDLGVLEQISKASRAAAYDARDPDTIDKVFISVLSNF
- the ppk2 gene encoding polyphosphate kinase 2 encodes the protein MGDETGELLDVLADYRVEEDHDDDPVLLRADGQPVDTWREDYPYDHRLSREEYDQAKRRLQIELLKLQEWIKESGERLVILFEGRDAAGKGGTIKRFMEHLNPRGAQVVALNKPNERESSQWYLQRWIRHLPAAGEIVLFDRSWYNRAGVERVMGFCTRREYLEFLRQAPEFERMLVRSGLRLVKFWFSVSQNEQRTRFAIRQVDPVRQWKLSPMDLASLDRWDDYTEAKEAMFFWTDTADAPWTVVKSNDKKRARLEAMRHVLARFDYAGKDPDAVGTPDPLIVGPAGLDLRPDDQPVHVFPRL
- a CDS encoding 16S rRNA (uracil(1498)-N(3))-methyltransferase, producing the protein MSAPLFLVDALPTTDRHTLGGPEGHHAATVQRLRVGEPLLLADGRGGTATAEVVAVGRGTLDLLITTRRYVDRPDPRLTVVQGIAKGDRGELAVQAMTEVGVDTIVPWAAARSVVRWRDGRGDRARERWATTAREAAKQARRPWLPSVAGAPDESTAQVARRLAAGAAAYVLHEEATERLSTVDLPAAGEITLVVGPEGGIDPAEVDTFTAAGAVPVRLGDAVLRTSTAGVAALAVLATRLGRW